TTGAATCTGTTTAGCTTCCTCCTTTTGATATGAGTGACTACAGCATCCTCATTTGGAACTTGCTATTTGGACAATAAAACGGTGAATACACATACTGCATCTTGCATACTGTTGCCTTTTCTTTTCCTGTCAAATTACCAAGATACAATTTTACCACCAAATAGTTGTAGTAATAAATCAAAGTTGGAGTTATTATTATAGAGTAATCTTAACCAAGACCAAGCATCGAATATATATTATGAAACTCCTAACTAACCACCATGAATAGCTAAATACAAAGTACCATTTTGCAACAAAGGTAATAATACCATAAGAATAATAATAGCTAGCCACTCGTGAACTTAGcaaaactcaaatttttatcTTTCATAATGAATACTAGGTCTCCACGATTTTgccttttctttatttattgaATCATGCAAACAAACATGGAAAATCATTTGTCTTATTTCTTACTTGCAGAGTCCTtccaaacacacacacacagacacTTACATTTTCAGATATATAATGCATGTAAGAGTTCAAAACTGATAATCCATGAAACTAATTACTCATACAGCAACCAAAGGAAACATAGGAATGGCACATAAActtaatttgaaaaatgaaaaacaccTTCAAGGGGAGTGGCATTCCATTTCTCTTCCCCTAGAACTGAGTTCATGTTTCATACCAGATGCTTGAATGCAGTATCTaatctttgtaactccaaatttagtgaggttggattctgtggaaagataactcgattacggtcatttcggtatatgtttggtgaattattgatcaaaattgagttgtgtgcgacgctttgaagttgtgactcgaaagcagaattttatgtggggcaaaatccaaaaaattataaaacgggggggtaaaattccgatttaatcaaaacaggtgggtaaaactgcatttaagcctatataTAGTTTGACAAATCGGTTAATTCAGTTttgaacccaaaaaaaaagtttagattTATATCATCCAGATTCAAACATCTaccaataaaagaaaacaaaatttaataaaacaaaacaacagaaacacaacaaaaataaataagaacaaaaaagaggagagaaaaagaaatattGAGTTTGTGTGGTTTCTTGTTTTCACTTTACAATGAATCAGACCGTAACAAATTTTGAGATTGTGTCTCGAGATATGTTCAGTCACTTCatcaattattataatattataaaacaaaaacttactatttatgTAACTCGGGCAAGTTCAATTACTGCCCGACTGATTTTAGAAAACCGAACCCACCCATTTCAACCCgcctaaaattgaaaatgtgtGAATGGCAAACCAATAACCCGCCTGCTCGACTATTTTTTGTCCACCCCTACTTTAGAGTATTTATTccataatataaaaaagatgcactataattaattgattctacttatgtattttattttattttttcctttcaacTTCAGTTCTGTGTAATATCCCCTAAAAAAAACCCTCCTTAATTCGGCATCCGTCTTTGTTCCAAAACTAAAATCTTGAAAGCATTATGATACAAAAAGGCGGCAAATTGAAATCCCAATAAGATGCAAATTGAAGAGAATTCATTAATTACAACaaagtgagagaaaaaaattcaaagaaaaacaaCCAAGTAAACCCATCATCTTTCATGCAGGAGTGTTATAGATCAGCATTTGGTGAATTACAATCTAGTATACAGATCAACAATGATAATACACTATCTATAGCCAAAACCCAAGTCTAGCTCATGACCATGAATCCCCTGGTTGTGCCCTGAAGTATGGATTGGCTTTGAGTTTGACCTAAGCTCCATCTCAAAAAGCCTCTGAAGTGCTTCTGGATGATTCCTTCCACCAGCAACCCCAGGAGCTaataaaataaccaaaaaacaTAAGTCAGGAATTGAACAtgtatagagagagagagagagagagagagagagagagagattaagATGATCAATATTCAGTTATATATAAACAACAATGCATTATTGTACATTTCCATAGAAGTGCACTAGATTACATATATGACATACCAATGACTGAATGAGGTTAATTTGTTCCACAAGCTAAACACAATTGTGTAAACCAGAACAAGCAATACCCTAATTAACACATTATCTGATGGATCACTGTGTAACTGTGTATGTGCACTTGTGTGTGTAACTATTGTATGTGCAAAAGGAAAACGAGACTAATTGAACTAGCTTTGATAGTCCCTTGGCCATCAAGGTCGATGAAACACATGCAAgcagaaaaatatcaaacaatATAGTGAATATGAAAATATGGGGCAGTAAGAATTGCAAATGACCGATTTACGAACTCATAATCCATGCCACCTTCAACTAGAAGAGTAAAAGATTATAACTCAAACAAAATGCCCAATCTAATAAACTAAGATCTATCAAACCcaagcataaaataaaactgCTAAATTCCttgttatgaaaaaaaaaactacaaccactgaaaatttatgaacttcaaaagGATCAAGTATTCAAAATTGAATTGCAACAAACTTTACATATAAATTAATCCATGGCTAAAGGATTTGAAATCATGCCCAATAACATTGAAAAACAATTCATGATTATTATCTGTTTGAAGCTATGATAATCATACAAAAGCAAGTATAGTAGCAATGTACGTCAAATCATGTTTTACCTTGCAATTGCATTCCAGGGCCACCTAAACTAGGATGTTGTTGGCCATTAAATGGGAAGCCTTGCATTGGGTTTGGTTCCTGCATCATACCAGCCATTGGATTACTGGGATGAGGGGGCATAGCGGCACCCCTTGGGAAACCTCGTAATAGATGTGGTGGAGGAAGGTTGCCTTGCATATGCATCTGTGGTAACAGAGGGTGATGAGCAGGAGGATCAAACCCAGTTACAACACTGCTAGGTTGATGGAAAGGAGGACGAAGCATATTTCCGGGAAATTGACGGTTGGTTGGAGAGTCATGATGAACCATGCCCTCAGAAGTCGCATGCTTCATATAAGAACTAATATGAGGAGAATGTGAATCCAGTTGATTGAACATTGGACCAATGTGATTCAACTGATGGGGTTGGAGCTGTGAAGGTCGGTGGGCGTTAAGATTTTGATATGGAATACCAGGTTCCCTTATATCATAAGGACCACGGGGGTATGCTTGACCTTCTTGATTTCTCATCATAAGTCGTTCGTCTCTAAATGCAGAATTCAGAGCTGCCAGTTTTCTAGTGATCTCAACAGGTGTGTCTTGAGACAAATCTGCCTTAGCTGAATTTCCAGATAAAAAGGTTTGCAGAGGATCACCAACAGAAATCAAGCTATCTTCTTCAGGGAAGCGAATATCATGAGACCTATTGAAACCACCAGCCTTGGAAATTCCACTTTGAGGCGATGAAttaacatctccatgagaatcACCATAACCTAACCACTGCTCTTCAAATCTATTTGATTTGGGTTGATGAGTTTTTTCTTGTGGAAAAACACCACTTCCATGTCTGTTCAATGTAAGATCACCAGTAGGAGGATGAACATTGTCAGAGGTAGGGAAAGGAAACATCTGAGACTCTGAAAAATCAGCCCCTGATGATCCAATTGAACCTCTTTGAACAGAAAGGGGCGCTCCAACTGATTGCAGTTCCTTCATAAAAGCTGATCCAAAAAGTGTTTCCAGCGTCAACGTTTTTGATGAATTTGAAGCATCTGCATTTACTTCCTCTGCATTATCAAAAGAACTGGCAGTAGTTACTCCTTCAGAGTTGTGCACCATGTCAGTAGAATGTAGAGCAGGTGATAGTTCCATATCTTTATGTAAGGATCCTTTCTGTAACAAAGAAAGAAGGTGTTCAGATGCATGACCATCAATTGGAGTTGACTGCCCAGTCTTTGCACCAAAATCTTTGTCCTGCAAGCGCTGCTGAGATGACGAACCATTTTCACTAACTTGTGATAGAATTGACTGTTCAAGATCTTCACATGTAAGAACTGCTGGTAAAATCTCAGGTTTATCGCTCTTGTACGATAGCTCAGAGTTAACAATAGCGGTATGTGTTACATTTGTTGCCACATGCTCACCAGCAGGTTCAGGATTTTGGAAAGTAAAATTTGGTGCAACATGATGGGTTGTCTCTACATTGGAAACCTGCATCCCACCCTTTTCACCGCCAACAATAAGTGAGAGTAATTCATTTGGCCTGGGTGTCAAGTCATCAATCGACTTCTTTTCTGCATCAAGGTAAATGGGAATTGAAGAAAACAAGTTAACATAAAGTTGTGAAGTAAACTTGTTGTGCATAAAAACATTGAAGCACTTAGACATTTGACACACGCATACCTTCTTCAGCAAACCAATGAGCAAACTTTGAAGATTGGAAGGCATGTGGACTCCATGTCTCATCTGCTTTATGATCAGGCTGCTACAAGAGCATAAATAGTCAAACTCATAGTAAAATAAAGTATAGCAGAAAAGAAAACACTAGTTCAAATCACAATACATCTATCTAGCCTAATAGATAAAGTATCCATTTTCGGAAAATATCTGCCAAACTGCAGTTAACACTTTCTTAGCATCACAAGGAATTCCAATAATTTCTTCAATTACCTCAACAGTACTAGTTGGTATGCCACCGGTAAGTGTTGAAGCATTACCAAAAAGCTTGTATAGGATAGACTCGGAACTCTCAGGATTGATAGCTGCTCCTCCTATGGCCTCCTTTCCTTTTACTTCAGCATTCAGTTGAACAAATTTACTGTCATCTGATGCTTCCAAGGCTTCTGAAAGAGCAGATCTCTTTCTTAGTTGATCACTCATTCCAATTCTAATATTGGGGATATCGAGAGatgataaatttaaaatattttctttctcattGTTGATTGAAACATTTATATCTGCACTTTGAAAATTCTGTTGATTGTTATCGACTTGCTTAGTTGATAATTTTCCTTCTTTACTTTCCAGA
This genomic interval from Trifolium pratense cultivar HEN17-A07 linkage group LG6, ARS_RC_1.1, whole genome shotgun sequence contains the following:
- the LOC123893087 gene encoding uncharacterized protein LOC123893087 isoform X2, encoding MDFENEDHSLLDQATDKGLQKKLKISYTREFLLSFSGLDVCKEFPSGFDRSLLSEFEDALLDRQRSTGALSTHSFRRHEYSASPPTRGDMNNFSRGHQGKWDSRSSGRSDRDSDSQSEWDSDSGKRFGNQSRRSLQGPEHDGLLGSGSFPRPTGYAPGSSAPKFRTNDNYPPNRSNEPYHPPRPYKAPHSRRETNDSFNDETFGSLECTSEDRAEEERKRRASFELMRKEQTEKLKMNPEKGKVDFDLSSLIDDESKRPVTRSNESVEPSLTLEVLSNDEKSSSLSHASARPLVPPGFASTMLERNTGTKISSNTHVAEAGQHEPGDTRGSHVFSINLESKEGKLSTKQVDNNQQNFQSADINVSINNEKENILNLSSLDIPNIRIGMSDQLRKRSALSEALEASDDSKFVQLNAEVKGKEAIGGAAINPESSESILYKLFGNASTLTGGIPTSTVEPDHKADETWSPHAFQSSKFAHWFAEEEKKSIDDLTPRPNELLSLIVGGEKGGMQVSNVETTHHVAPNFTFQNPEPAGEHVATNVTHTAIVNSELSYKSDKPEILPAVLTCEDLEQSILSQVSENGSSSQQRLQDKDFGAKTGQSTPIDGHASEHLLSLLQKGSLHKDMELSPALHSTDMVHNSEGVTTASSFDNAEEVNADASNSSKTLTLETLFGSAFMKELQSVGAPLSVQRGSIGSSGADFSESQMFPFPTSDNVHPPTGDLTLNRHGSGVFPQEKTHQPKSNRFEEQWLGYGDSHGDVNSSPQSGISKAGGFNRSHDIRFPEEDSLISVGDPLQTFLSGNSAKADLSQDTPVEITRKLAALNSAFRDERLMMRNQEGQAYPRGPYDIREPGIPYQNLNAHRPSQLQPHQLNHIGPMFNQLDSHSPHISSYMKHATSEGMVHHDSPTNRQFPGNMLRPPFHQPSSVVTGFDPPAHHPLLPQMHMQGNLPPPHLLRGFPRGAAMPPHPSNPMAGMMQEPNPMQGFPFNGQQHPSLGGPGMQLQAPGVAGGRNHPEALQRLFEMELRSNSKPIHTSGHNQGIHGHELDLGFGYR
- the LOC123893087 gene encoding uncharacterized protein LOC123893087 isoform X1; translation: MDFENEDHSLLDQATDKGLQKKLKISYTREFLLSFSGLDVCKEFPSGFDRSLLSEFEDALLDRQRSTGALSTHSFRRHEYSASPPTRGDMNNFSRGHQGKWDSRSSGRSDRDSDSQSEWDSDSGKRFGNQSRRSLQGPEHDGLLGSGSFPRPTGYAPGSSAPKFRTNDNYPPNRSNEPYHPPRPYKAPHSRRETNDSFNDETFGSLECTSEDRAEEERKRRASFELMRKEQTEKLKMNPEKGKVDFDLSSLIDDESKRPVTRSNESVEPSLTLEVLSNDEKSSSLSHASARPLVPPGFASTMLERNTGTKISSNTHVAEAGQHEPGDTRGSHVFSINLESKEGKLSTKQVDNNQQNFQSADINVSINNEKENILNLSSLDIPNIRIGMSDQLRKRSALSEALEASDDSKFVQLNAEVKGKEAIGGAAINPESSESILYKLFGNASTLTGGIPTSTVEQPDHKADETWSPHAFQSSKFAHWFAEEEKKSIDDLTPRPNELLSLIVGGEKGGMQVSNVETTHHVAPNFTFQNPEPAGEHVATNVTHTAIVNSELSYKSDKPEILPAVLTCEDLEQSILSQVSENGSSSQQRLQDKDFGAKTGQSTPIDGHASEHLLSLLQKGSLHKDMELSPALHSTDMVHNSEGVTTASSFDNAEEVNADASNSSKTLTLETLFGSAFMKELQSVGAPLSVQRGSIGSSGADFSESQMFPFPTSDNVHPPTGDLTLNRHGSGVFPQEKTHQPKSNRFEEQWLGYGDSHGDVNSSPQSGISKAGGFNRSHDIRFPEEDSLISVGDPLQTFLSGNSAKADLSQDTPVEITRKLAALNSAFRDERLMMRNQEGQAYPRGPYDIREPGIPYQNLNAHRPSQLQPHQLNHIGPMFNQLDSHSPHISSYMKHATSEGMVHHDSPTNRQFPGNMLRPPFHQPSSVVTGFDPPAHHPLLPQMHMQGNLPPPHLLRGFPRGAAMPPHPSNPMAGMMQEPNPMQGFPFNGQQHPSLGGPGMQLQAPGVAGGRNHPEALQRLFEMELRSNSKPIHTSGHNQGIHGHELDLGFGYR